One segment of Falco rusticolus isolate bFalRus1 chromosome 3, bFalRus1.pri, whole genome shotgun sequence DNA contains the following:
- the LOC119144111 gene encoding forkhead box protein H1-like encodes MPPVPPVRPRSGPGSGRGSRGRQRYRRHPKPPYSYLALIALVIRAAPGRRLKLAQIIQEIGSLFPFFGGGYQGWKDSIRHNLSSNPCFAKVLKDPAKPKAKGNYWTVDVSRIPPDALKLQNTAVARGGAAAFARDLAPFVLRGCPYPPEPPSSPTSRRGEGTTWESWGPPRQPRGTPPRPVCGGRRPSSTSPPPPSVGSWGPPAVSLVLTLGGGAVLPPWPGGSCPRPTAPPWPPTPWPPRAVPPSSPCAGGCCPPVPRCPLGLLWGLSPRGGAQAMPPNKSIFDVWLSHPGDIVHPALHG; translated from the exons ATGCCGCCGGTGCCGCCCGTGCGGCCGCGCTCGGGGCCGGGCTCAgggcgggggtcccggggcCGGCAGCGGTACCGGCGGCACCCCAAGCCCCCCTACTCCTACCTGGCGCTCATTGCCCTCGTCATccgcgccgcccccggccgccgcctcaAGCTCGCCCAG ATCATCCAGGAGATCGGCagcctcttccccttcttcGGGGGGGGCTACCAGGGCTGGAAGGACTCCATCCGCCACAACCTCTCCTCCAACCCCTGCTTCGCCAAG GTGCTGAAGGACCCGGCCAAGCCCAAGGCCAAGGGCAACTACTGGACGGTGGACGTGAGCCGCATCCCCCCCGACGCCCTCAAGCTGCAGAACACGGCGGTGGCGCGGGGGGGAGCGGCCGCTTTCGCGCGGGACCTGGCCCCCTTCGTCCTACGGGGCTGCCCCTacccccccgagcccccctccagccc GACTTCCCGCAGGGGGGAGGGCACAACTTGGGAAAGTTGGGgacccccccggcagccccgcgggACCCCCCCGCGGCCGGTTTGTGGGGGTCGACGCCCATCCTCCACctcgccgcccccccccagTGTGGGCAGTTGGGGGCCTCCAGCGGTGTCCCTAGTTCtgaccctgggggggggggctgtgctccCCCCCTGGCCTGGGGGCAGCTGCCCACGTCCTACAGCACCGCCGTGGCCCCCAACGCCGTGGCCCCCCCGAGCGGTCCCCCCTTCCTCGCCCTGCGCTGGGGGGTGCTGCCCCCCAGTCCCCCGGTGCCCCCTGGGCCTCCTCTGGGGTCTGAGTCCGAGGGGGGGGGCGCAGGCCATGCCCCCCAACAAGAGCATCTTTGATGTGTGGCTGAGCCACCCCGGGGACATCGTGCACCCCGCGTTGCATGGCTAG
- the LOC119144772 gene encoding transcription initiation factor TFIID subunit 4-like isoform X1, whose product MAAAGGAGRALPQALLCAVCLLCARPAPQGGALSPGWSHVTGTGPCHPATSLTPGWPHVTGMLPGHWDGPLSPHCSCVPGPAGCHPVPAPRQVAGGPAAGFLLQALAAASDALEPVWPGGGPDPLPGTWVSAMLGQPLVAFGLHRFSGDRATANLLLGGAVALAPAAAQLPEEARLLAARAVTVLTAATVLILAALTANGPAALGSLLMAAAHLLPPGTGHGGHPWVLAAGNLALRRALRAASHHPPQ is encoded by the exons atggccgcggcgggcggggcgggccgggcgctgccccAGGCCCTGCTCTGCGCTGTCTGCCTGCTctgcgcccgccccgccccccag GGTGGAGCCCTGTCACCGGGGTGGTCCCATGTCACCGGAACGGGGCCCTGTCATCCAGCCACCTCCCTGACACCGGGATGGCCCCATGTCACTGGGATGCTCCCTGGTCACTGGGATGGTCCCCTGTCACCACACTGCTCCTGTGTCCCTGGGCCAGCTGGGTGTCACCCTGTCCCTGCGCCCCGGCAGGTGGCAGGGGGCCCGGCGGCCGGGTttctgctgcaggcactggcGGCAGCGAGCGACGCGCTGGAGCCCGTCTGGCCCGGGGGGGGCCCTGACCCCCTGCCCGGCACCTGGGTCTCAGCCATGCTGGGCCAACCGCTGGTGGCCTTCGGCCTGCACCGCTTCAGCGGCGACCGGGCCACTGCcaacctgctgctggggggggccGTGGCCCTGGCCCCCGCTGCTGCGCAGCTCCCGGAGGAGGCTCGGCTACTGGCCGCCCGCGCCGTCACTGTCCTCACCGCCGCCACAGTCCTTATCCTCGCTGCCCTCACTGCCAACGGCCCCGCGgcgctgggcagcctgctcatggctgctgcccacctgctGCCACCCGGCACCGGCCATGGCgggcacccctgggtgctggcagccggGAACCTGGCACTGCGGCGAGCCCTGCGTGCTGCCAGCCACCACCCACCGCAGTAA
- the LOC119144772 gene encoding cysteine and histidine-rich protein 1-like isoform X2, with protein sequence MAAAGGAGRALPQALLCAVCLLCARPAPQVAGGPAAGFLLQALAAASDALEPVWPGGGPDPLPGTWVSAMLGQPLVAFGLHRFSGDRATANLLLGGAVALAPAAAQLPEEARLLAARAVTVLTAATVLILAALTANGPAALGSLLMAAAHLLPPGTGHGGHPWVLAAGNLALRRALRAASHHPPQ encoded by the exons atggccgcggcgggcggggcgggccgggcgctgccccAGGCCCTGCTCTGCGCTGTCTGCCTGCTctgcgcccgccccgccccccag GTGGCAGGGGGCCCGGCGGCCGGGTttctgctgcaggcactggcGGCAGCGAGCGACGCGCTGGAGCCCGTCTGGCCCGGGGGGGGCCCTGACCCCCTGCCCGGCACCTGGGTCTCAGCCATGCTGGGCCAACCGCTGGTGGCCTTCGGCCTGCACCGCTTCAGCGGCGACCGGGCCACTGCcaacctgctgctggggggggccGTGGCCCTGGCCCCCGCTGCTGCGCAGCTCCCGGAGGAGGCTCGGCTACTGGCCGCCCGCGCCGTCACTGTCCTCACCGCCGCCACAGTCCTTATCCTCGCTGCCCTCACTGCCAACGGCCCCGCGgcgctgggcagcctgctcatggctgctgcccacctgctGCCACCCGGCACCGGCCATGGCgggcacccctgggtgctggcagccggGAACCTGGCACTGCGGCGAGCCCTGCGTGCTGCCAGCCACCACCCACCGCAGTAA